A region of Rhodamnia argentea isolate NSW1041297 chromosome 9, ASM2092103v1, whole genome shotgun sequence DNA encodes the following proteins:
- the LOC115740804 gene encoding probable WRKY transcription factor 29, whose translation MNPACCVHDWDLQAVIRGCSVGETCYDVTDCATWWSVARPRQEEFLFAGFPEFAETSALLDDLEQLYKPFYPVLPSACDTASKSEEVIEEAENKLEEEEPLTDASMTSQAVCYDGAKQRRRKNQQKREVHHVTADGISSDMWAWRKYGQKPIKGSPYPRSYYRCSSSKGCLARKQVERSSSDPSVFVVTYTGEHSHTLPTRRNALAGSTRNKFAPPKAKQSAIVKGNMRGPLAKSACDSLGSTAAQSPTTPPLVTTLSEEDKEQLSSCGSGLSGGSYDNNVDPTSFFSDEIFMGFEELNEMVMDLGLAGCS comes from the exons ATGAATCCCGCGTGCTGCGTTCATGATTGGGATCTGCAGGCCGTCATCCGGGGGTGCAGCGTCGGCGAGACTTGTTATGACGTCACGGATTGTGCGACGTGGTGGTCTGTTGCCCGCCCGCGACAGGAAGAGTTCCTCTTTGCCGGGTTTCCTGAGTTTGCCGAGACGTCGGCACTCTTAGATGATTTGGAGCAGCTCTACAAGCCGTTCTATCCGGTGCTGCCATCTGCGTGTGACACGGCATCGAAATCTGAAGAAGTGATTGAAGAGGCCGAGAAtaagctggaggaagaagagccCTTGACGGATGCTTCGATGACGAGCCAGGCAGTTTGTTATGATGGAGCTAAACAAAGGAGAAG GAAGAATCAGCAGAAAAGGGAGGTGCACCATGTGACGGCGGACGGGATCTCGTCGGACATGTGGGCTTGGCGCAAGTACGGCCAGAAGCCGATCAAGGGTTCGCCCTATCCCAG GAGCTACTATAGGTGCAGCAGCTCAAAGGGTTGTTTGGCAAGGAAACAAGTTGAGCGAAGCAGCTCCGACCCCAGCGTCTTTGTCGTGACCTACACCGGCGAGCACAGCCACACCCTCCCAACTCGCCGGAACGCGCTTGCCGGCAGCACCAGGAACAAGTTCGCTCCCCCTAAAGCAAAGCAATCCGCCATAGTTAAAGGCAACATGCGTGGGCCTCTAGCCAAGAGCGCGTGCGACTCTCTGGGCTCAACTGCTGCTCAGTCTCCAACGACTCCTCCGCTCGTCACGACTCTTTCTGAAGAAGACAAGGAGCAATTGTCCAGCTGCGGGAGCGGGTTATCCGGTGGGAGCTACGACAACAACGTCGACCCGACCTCATTCTTCAGCGATGAAATATTCATGGGGTTCGAGGAGCTGAACGAGATGGTTATGGATCTAGGCCTCGCTGGCTGCAGCTAA
- the LOC115740803 gene encoding endoglucanase-like: MGQRHCGMMLFLILFCWCVMASHEDLAHAEADQGLCLGDFDYGDVLSKAILFFEGQRSGKLPAGQRVKWRGDSALSDGRLENVNLVGGYYDAGDNVKFSWPMAFTVTLLSWTATEYQREISATNQLRYLQSAIKWGTDFLLRAHASPTTLYTQVGDGNSDHQCWERPEDMDTARTLYKINSSSPGTEAAAEAAAALSAASIVFKSVDSNYSTLLLRTSKSLFELADKYRGSYQGSCPFYCSYSGYQDELLWASVWLYKASGDSNYLNYVLSNQGWSRAVSEFSWDNKFAGAQVLLAEEFHGGKNSLAQFKSDAASFVCALMPGSSSVQIKTTLGGLLYTRDSSNLQYATSASMVLLIHSKMLSEGHIDGVQCGSAHFSASQIREFAKSQVDYILGKNPMNMSYMVGWGTKYPRQLHHRGASIPSIHIHPAKVGCHDGLTTYYSSTSPNPNTHEGAIVGGPDSNDQFSDLRSDYSHSEPMTYMNAAFVGAVAALVSGTQKECVGTKKTEIRSL; encoded by the exons ATGGGCCAGCGGCATTGTGGGATGATGTTGTTCTTGATATTGTTCTGCTGGTGTGTAATGGCGAGTCATGAAGACTTGGCTCACGCCGAGGCAGACCAAGGGTTGTGCCTCGGAGATTTTGACTACGGTGACGTGCTCAGCAAGGCCATTCTATTCTTCGAAGGCCAGCGGTCGGGGAAGTTGCCGGCGGGCCAGCGAGTCAAATGGAGGGGTGACTCTGCGCTATCAGACGGCAGGCTTGAGAAT GTGAACTTGGTTGGAGGATACTACGACGCCGGCGACAACGTCAAGTTCAGTTGGCCGATGGCATTCACTGTCACCCTGTTGAGCTGGACTGCTACAGAGTACCAGAGGGAGATCTCCGCGACCAACCAGCTCCGGTATTTGCAAAGCGCAATCAAATGGGGGACCGACTTCCTATTACGAGCTCACGCTTCGCCTACCACACTATATACGCAG GTGGGAGACGGAAACTCGGATCACCAATGCTGGGAACGCCCCGAAGACATGGACACGGCCAGGACGCTCTATAAGATCAACTCTAGTTCGCCAGGAACAGAAGCGGCAGCTGAAGCGGCCGCCGCTCTTTCTGCAGCTTCAATTGTTTTTAAGTCCGTCGACTCCAACTACTCCACGCTGCTTCTGAGGACATCGAAATCC CTGTTTGAATTGGCAGACAAGTATAGAGGATCTTACCAGGGCTCGTGCCCTTTCTACTGCTCTTACTCAGGCTACCAG GATGAGCTTTTATGGGCTAGTGTTTGGCTATACAAGGCAAGTGGAGACAGCAACTACTTGAACTATGTGTTGAGCAACCAGGGTTGGAGCCGGGCGGTTTCCGAGTTCAGCTGGGACAACAAATTTGCTGGCGCGCAAGTGCTCTTGGCAGAG GAGTTCCACGGTGGCAAGAACAGTTTGGCCCAGTTCAAAAGTGACGCGGCATCATTCGTGTGTGCTTTGATGCCCGGAAGTAGCTCTGTCCAGATCAAGACAACGCTCG GTGGTCTGCTGTATACTCGAGACAGTTCGAATCTGCAGTACGCGACGAGCGCGTCAATGGTGCTCCTGATACATTCAAAGATGTTGAGCGAGGGTCACATCGACGGAGTCCAATGCGGGTCCGCGCATTTCTCTGCCTCTCAAATTAGAGAATTCGCGAAATCACAG GTGGACTACATATTGGGGAAGAATCCTATGAACATGTCATACATGGTGGGCTGGGGCACCAAATACCCGAGGCAGCTTCACCACCGTGGCGCATCGATCCCGTCCATCCACATCCACCCTGCTAAGGTTGGCTGCCATGACGGTCTCACGACGTACTATTCATCAACCAGTCCGAACCCGAACACGCATGAGGGGGCGATCGTGGGCGGGCCTGACTCGAATGACCAGTTTAGTGATTTGAGATCGGATTACTCACACTCGGAGCCTATGACGTACATGAATGCAGCCTTCGTGGGGGCAGTGGCTGCTTTGGTTTCTGGAACCCAAAAAGAGTGTGTGGGGACGAAGAAGACGGAGATTCGTTCGTTGTAA
- the LOC115740886 gene encoding probable WRKY transcription factor 27, whose translation MNPTCCVHDWDLQAVVRGCSVGETCYDVTDCAMWWSVASPQQEEFLFAGFPEFAETSALLDDWEQLYKPFYPVPLSVSDAASKSEEVIEEAENKLKEEEPLTDASTTSQAVHYDGAKQRRRKNQQKREVHHVTADGISSDMWAWRKYGQKPIKGSPYPRSYYRCSSSKGCLARKQVERSSSDPSVFVVAYTGEHSHTHLTRRNTLAGSTRNKFAPPKAKQSAIVKGNRCGPLANSACESPGLTAVRSPTTPPLVATLSEEDKEQLSSCGSRLLGGSDENNVDRTSFFSDEIFMGFEELNEMVMDLGLAGCS comes from the exons ATGAATCCCACGTGCTGCGTCCATGATTGGGATCTGCAGGCTGTCGTCCGGGGGTGCAGCGTTGGCGAGACTTGTTACGACGTCACGGATTGTGCGATGTGGTGGTCTGTTGCCAGCCCGCAACAGGAAGAGTTCCTCTTCGCCGGGTTTCCTGAGTTTGCCGAGACGTCGGCACTCTTAGATGATTGGGAGCAGCTCTACAAGCCGTTCTATCCAGTGCCGCTGTCTGTGAGTGATGCGGCATCGAAATCCGAAGAAGTGATTGAAGAGGCCGAGAATaagctgaaggaagaagagccCTTGACGGATGCTTCGACGACGAGCCAGGCAGTTCATTATGATGGAGCTAAACAAAGGAGAAG GAAGAATCAGCAGAAAAGGGAGGTGCACCATGTGACGGCGGACGGGATCTCGTCGGACATGTGGGCTTGGCGCAAGTACGGCCAGAAACCGATCAAGGGTTCGCCCTATCCCAG GAGCTACTATAGGTGCAGCAGCTCAAAGGGTTGTTTGGCAAGGAAACAAGTCGAACGAAGCAGCTCCGACCCCAGCGTCTTTGTCGTGGCCTACACCGGCGAGCACAGCCACACCCACCTGACTCGCCGGAACACGCTCGCCGGCAGCACCAGGAACAAGTTCGCTCCCCCTAAAGCAAAGCAATCCGCCATAGTTAAAGGCAACAGGTGTGGGCCTCTAGCCAACAGCGCATGTGAGTCTCCGGGCTTGACCGCCGTTCGGTCTCCAACGACTCCTCCGCTCGTCGCGACTCTTTCTGAAGAAGACAAGGAGCAATTGTCCAGCTGCGGGAGCAGGTTATTGGGTGGGAGCGACGAGAACAACGTTGACCGGACGTCGTTCTTCAGCGATGAAATATTCATGGGGTTCGAGGAGTTAAACGAGATGGTCATGGATCTAGGCCTCGCCGGCTGCAGCTAA